In Cryptomeria japonica unplaced genomic scaffold, Sugi_1.0 HiC_scaffold_914, whole genome shotgun sequence, the following are encoded in one genomic region:
- the LOC131050538 gene encoding uncharacterized protein LOC131050538 produces the protein MLKELNLPVALSLAKIAKQTNTEYDTNEQLPLEVLLSIDQQVMLIANLWIKVGLVNGAIGLIKQIVYENNTKPPDLPKYVVVQFNDYNGPPWDIAHPKDIPILPITRGRRTQVPLTMSWAITIHKSQGLTLDRATIDIGNTEKKGLTFTAISRVKTIDGIRIEPPFSFERFSKLQNNAYTTIRKKEETRLQLLSAQTDIYSP, from the coding sequence ATGCTCAAAGAATTAAATTTGCCTGTCGCTCTAAGTTTAGCTAAAATTGCTAAGCAAACAAATACTGAATATGACACCAATGAACAGCTACCATTGGAAGTATTACTTTCTATTGATCAGCAAGTGATGTTAATAGCTAACTTGTGGATCAAAGTTGGCCTTGTTAATGGCGCTATTGGTCTCATAAAACAAATTGTATATGAAAACAATACAAAACCACCGGACTTGCCAAAATATGTGGTTGTCCAATTCAACGATTATAATGGACCTCCATGGGATATAGCACATCCAAAAGACATACCCATTTTGCCAATAACGCGAGGCAGGCGTACGCAAGTGCCTTTAACAATGTCTTGGGCCATCACTATTCACAAATCCCAAGGTCTTACATTAGACAGAGCTACCATTGACATAGGTAATACTGAAAAGAAAGGGCTCACATTCACAGCTATTTCAAGAGTGAAGACAATTGATGGAATACGGATCGAACCACCATTCTCTTTTGAAAGGTTTTCCAAACTGCAAAATAATGCTTATACAACcattagaaagaaagaagaaactcgTTTGCAGCTGCTCTCTGCGCAAACAGATATCTATTCACCTTAA
- the LOC131050537 gene encoding uncharacterized protein LOC131050537 has translation MNAMPYTAMDDPCLADTKKIFTMDATLDYEALVNTLQRHTKCTEHTCLKKKGPTFECRYKAPWVQQEMSTLTVDNDNNPCYKPARNDDRLNIHNPWMLSLWRANIDCQPVTSKKAVLQYISKYASKSENKSQSYIEMLKTILNTSKSEDSILLTYQKFMMGIVVDRDISAQETCHMLQKLPLLSCSRQFVSLNVGKKILHRVIKSDNGADLSTTYIHAYMQRPFELNATNLLQSAQGFSYNSQRKKTKWHIRDKKAIVTVYPQFIEPPNEDINQFEIFCLSELLLYKPFRDIPTEIGASKEQIIKNWKNFKKTNYNRLGNQQIIDDCSLPNEDDSDNNGSQHQDDTNLYEWEQISQMGATNNFVQNDLQMLGRRDYDISHFWGATVVVDQLDSTALQFIATSKLTPQHTSMQISSQDTKKKQLSPQQQVALNIILQHHNNQSVTTPLRMIVQGIAGTGKSFLIDCIRKELNISPPMTANPLLVLAPTGVAAFNIQATTIHAGLRIPIREMHPLTGQSLMTLQEQLKPIKYILIDEMSFLGPKLLLKIDNRLRQAFPNKQHDNFGGVSMILVGDLAQLPPVMDKPVYASHSTALSLWHSFTIVITLDTIFRQQAASIRQQQFRALLHNLRNAQALQHDWQFLMCQTNATLTIQQKKDFDSSIHLFATN, from the coding sequence ATGAATGCAATGCCCTACACTGCAATGGATGACCCTTGCCTAGCTGATACAAAAAAAATCTTCACCATGGATGCTACATTGGATTATGAAGCATTGGTTAATACTTTACAGAGACACACAAAATGTACAGAACATACATGCCTCAAGAAAAAAGGTCCCACATTTGAATGTCGTTACAAAGCTCCATGGGTTCAACAAGAGATGTCTACATTGACAGTTGACAATGACAACAACCCATGCTATAAACCTGCAAGGAATGATGATCGTTTGAATATTCATAATCCTTGGATGCTTTCACTATGGAGAGCTAATATTGATTGTCAACCAGTCACTTCAAAAAAAGCTGTCCTCCAATACATTTCAAAGTATgcttcaaaatcagaaaacaaatcgCAATCCTATATTGAAATGCTGAAGACAATACTAAATACAAGTAAATCTGAAGATAGCATTTTATTAACATATCAGAAATTTATGATGGGCATAGTAGTAGACCGTGATATCAGTGCAcaagaaacttgccatatgttACAGAAATTGCCTCTTCTAAGTTGTAGCCGACAATTTGTCTCTCTAAATGTTGGCAAAAAAATACTGCACCGTGTCATAAAATCAGATAATGGAGCTGACCTTTCCACAACTTATATCCATGCTTATATGCAGCGCCCTTTTGaattaaatgcaacaaatttgcTACAATCAGCACAAGGGTTTTCATATAATTCTCAACGCAAAAAAACAAAATGGCACATCagggataaaaaagcaattgtgacTGTATATCCTCAGTTTATAGAGCCTCCAAATGAAGATATCAATCAGTTTGAGATTTTTTGTTTGTCTGAATTGCTGCTATACAAACCATTCCGTGACATCCCAACTGAAATAGGAGCTTCAAAGGAACAAattataaaaaattggaaaaacttTAAAAAGACAAATTACAACCGTTTGGGAAATCAACAGATTATAGATGATTGCAGCCTTCCAAACGAAGATGACAGTGACAATAATGGTTCCCAACATCAAGATGATACAAATCTGTACGAGTGGGAGCAGATCTCACAAATGGGAGCTACAAATAACTTTGTCCAGAATGATCTGCAAATGCTAGGCCGTCGTGATTACGATATTAGCCACTTTTGGGGAGCAACTGTTGTGGTTGATCAACTAGACTCCACTGCCCTTCAGTTCATAGCTACAAGCAAGCTAACACCCCAACACACTAGCATGCAAATCTCCAGCcaagacacaaaaaaaaaacaGCTATCGCCTCAGCAACAAGTTGCGCTCAACATTATTCTACAACATCATAATAATCAATCTGTAACAACACCTTTACGAATGATTGTTCAAGGCATTGCTGGCACTGGTAAATCATTTTTAATAGATTGTATTAGAAAAGAATTAAACATATCTCCACCTATGACGGCAAACCCATTGCTTGTTTTAGCACCAACAGGAGTTGCTGCATTTAATATACAAGCGACAACAATCCATGCAGGGTTGCGCATACCTATAAGAGAAATGCATCCTTTGACAGGGCAGTCATTAATGACATTGCAAGAGCAATTGAAACCTATCAAATATATTCtgatagatgaaatgagctttttGGGCCCGAAACTACTACTTAAGATAGATAACCGTTTACGCCAAGCATTCCCTAACAAACAACATGACAACTTTGGTGGCGTGTCCATGATTCTTGTTGGTGATCTTGCTCAGCTTCCCCCTGTAATGGATAAACCTGTATATGCTTCGCACTCTACAGCCCTCAGTTTATGGCATTCTTTTACTATTGTCATAACATTGGACACTATTTTCCGCCAGCAAGCTGCATCTATAAGACAACAACAATTCAGAGCACTTCTTCACAACTTAAGAAACGCTCAAGCACTCCAACATGATTGGCAGTTTCTGATGTGCCAGACAAATGCAACATTAACTATTCAACAAAAGAAAGATTTCGACTCTTCGATCCACCTGTTTGCAACAAATTAA